The Hyphomicrobiales bacterium genome has a window encoding:
- a CDS encoding conserved hypothetical protein (Evidence 4 : Unknown function but conserved in other organisms), whose translation MKEAYCPTFKGGARQGVASGQTELAPPPYRPPFRGAVRVGQERSDGVAVEPAGRLAQLAAKVERLSVSHRDPEAFFIERSEIANELRVVSRNIVARSRVPVPANLAGQAGREGLLVTGVLDAKVRT comes from the coding sequence ATGAAGGAAGCATATTGCCCCACCTTCAAGGGTGGGGCGCGGCAGGGTGTGGCATCGGGGCAAACCGAGCTTGCCCCACCCCCCTATAGGCCCCCCTTTAGGGGGGCCGTAAGGGTGGGGCAGGAGCGGTCGGACGGTGTGGCAGTGGAACCGGCTGGAAGGCTGGCGCAGTTGGCGGCCAAGGTCGAGCGGCTGAGCGTGTCGCATCGCGACCCGGAAGCCTTCTTCATCGAGCGGTCGGAGATCGCCAACGAGCTGCGGGTCGTGTCGCGCAACATTGTTGCGCGGTCACGGGTCCCTGTTCCGGCCAATTTAGCGGGACAGGCGGGCCGCGAGGGTTTGCTAGTGACTGGCGTTTTAGACGCTAAAGTCCGGACTTAA